TGCCGAGACCGGCGCCGGCCAGCACGGCGTGGCCCTGGCCACGGCCTGCGCGCTGGTAGGCATCCCCTGCGAGATCCACATGGGCCAGGTGGACATCGAGAAAGAGCACCCCAACGTGACCAAGATGCGCATCCTGGGCACCAAGCTGGTGGCCGTGACGCGCGGCGCGGCGACGCTCAAGGAGGCCGTGGACAGCGCCTTCGAGGAGTACCTGAACAACCCCACCGACTACCTGTACGCCATCGGCTCGGTGGTCGGCCCGCACCCCTTCCCCATGATGGTGCGCGACTTCCAGTCCATCATCGGGCGCGAGGCGCGCGAGCAGTTCCAGGCCAGGCATGGCCGCCTGCCGCACTATGTCGCGGCCTGCGTGGGCGGCGGCTCCAACGCCATCGGCATGTTCACCGCCTTCCTGAACGACCAGGATGTCAGGCTGGTCGGCGTCGAGCCGGCTGGCGAGGGCACGGACAAGCCGGGCCGCCACGCCGCCACCCTGACCATGGGCAAGCCCGGCGAGATCCACGGCATGAAGTGCTACGTGCTGGAAAATGCCCAGGGCGAGCCGGATGCCGTCCACAGCATCGCCTCGGGCCTGGACTACCCCGGCATCGGCCCGCAGCACAGCTATCTGAAGGACGTGGGCCGCGTGCAGTACGAAGTCGCCAGCGACCAGGAGACGCTGGACGCCTTCATGCGCCTGTCGCGCGTCGAGGGCATCATCCCGGCGCTGGAGAGCGCCCACGCCGTGGCCTGGGCCATGCGCGTGGCGCCGACGCTGCCCAGGGAGCAGCACATCCTGATCAACCTGTCGGGCCGGGGCGACAAGGATGCCGACTACGTGGCCAAGGTACTGGGCATCTGACACCTGACACCTGACACCTGACACCTGACACCTGACACCTGACATCTGACATCTGACATCTGACACCTGACGTTTGGCACTCGAAAACATCGATTTTTCAGGTGTTTTCGACCTCAAACCCTTGCCAATCAAGCGATGACAGCTATCATTTTTGATAAACAGCATGTCCCTGCCGCTGCC
This portion of the Melaminivora jejuensis genome encodes:
- the trpB gene encoding tryptophan synthase subunit beta; this encodes MSQQPTFAPMPDAAGFFGPYGGQLVPPHLKQAMDDINAAYAEITQRQDFQDELAQLFADYVGRPSPIFHARRLSEQLGGAQIHLKREDLNHTGAHKINHCLGEALLAKFMGKKKVIAETGAGQHGVALATACALVGIPCEIHMGQVDIEKEHPNVTKMRILGTKLVAVTRGAATLKEAVDSAFEEYLNNPTDYLYAIGSVVGPHPFPMMVRDFQSIIGREAREQFQARHGRLPHYVAACVGGGSNAIGMFTAFLNDQDVRLVGVEPAGEGTDKPGRHAATLTMGKPGEIHGMKCYVLENAQGEPDAVHSIASGLDYPGIGPQHSYLKDVGRVQYEVASDQETLDAFMRLSRVEGIIPALESAHAVAWAMRVAPTLPREQHILINLSGRGDKDADYVAKVLGI